The genome window AGCACCGTGTCGCGCCGCGCGGCGATGCGCGTCAGCGCCCGGCGCGCCGAATCCAGCACCGGCGCCATCCGCGGCAGCAGCGCCTGCCGAGCCGCCGCGAAGTCCGGCGTGGTCCCCGGCGCGAAGGCGTTGCCGAGCACCGCCGAGCCGAGATTCGACGCCATCGACCCGTCGGGCGTCAGCATCAGCTCCAGGTAGCTCACGCGCCCGTCGGCCGCGCGCGCCTGCGCCTCGGCCAGCTCGTCGCCGATGCGGCGCGGCTGGGCGCCGAAGCGGGCGAAGGCGTCGAAGAACTGGTCATGGCCGCTGCGCTGCGCCGGGTTCCAGTTCCGCATCGACCACGCGTCGATCAGCTGCCCGTACAACGTGCCGTCGCCCAGCGCGGCGGCGGCGGGGACGGTGTCGCCCTGCGTGCCCGTGCAGGGGCTCCACACCATCGCCAGCGCGCTGCGGCTCACGCAGAGCGAGTCCTCGGCGGCCCAGCGCAGGAAGCTCTCGGCGTACACGGCGCCCGAGAGGTGGCTGTGCAGGTCGGCGCCCTTGGGCATCTCGCGGACGAAGGCGTACAGCAGCGGCGGCCGCTCGCGCACGGAGGCCAGGTACGCGGCCGTCCGCGCCTCGTTCGTCGCCTGCGCGTGCACCGGCCCCGCGATCGCCATCAGCGCGGCGGCGATGGCCGCGGAACGGAATCTCATCATCATCAACCCAGCCTTTGTCGTTTGATTTACGATCGATTTACGATCCTGGAATCTCACGTCGGCCTCCTCGGCGCCCTCTGCATGAGATTATTTCGATCTTCTACTGGATGCGGCGGACCAGCGCGTCGTAGACCTCGCGGCCCAGCTCGTCGCTCAGACCGGAGACCAGCTCGCGCACCGTCTCGCGGCCGTATCCCCGGTCGCCCTCGTCGAAGAGCACGCGGTCGCTGGCCGGGAGGACGAGCGTGCGCCAGTCGCCCCTGTACTCGGCCTTGCGGAAGTCCGCGCCCGAGCGTGCCGTCGCCGACCCCTGGTCGATCACGCTCCCCCAGCCGGAGGCGTCCACCACGCGCCAGGTGACGCGCGCCCACGTCTCCATCCGCCCCTCGCGCACGGTGTAGGCGGTGTCGGCGCCGCTGGTCGTCTTCGCGGTGCGGCGCTGCGTCACCACCTCGCCCTCGGTCTGGCGCACGCTGTCCAGCGCCATCACCACCGCCAGCCGCGCGCCCATCCGCTGGGCCGCCGAGGCGCCCTGCGACGGCTCCAGCGCTCCGCGGTTGTAGCCGGTGCCCGCGCGGCCGGACTCGTCGATCACCTCCAGCCACTGCGGCGACTGCCGCCAGAAGCGGTCGGCGAGCTGGCGGTTCAGCGCGGGGAGCACGTTGTCGGGCAGCCGGTTGCGCGTGTTGGGGAGCGTGCCCACGTGGAAGATGGCCACGCGCACGGTGCCGCGGCGCAGCGCCTCGCGCTGGAGCGACTCGGCCATTCCGTTGCCGTCGAAGCCCAGCGTGGCCGCCTGCCCGGCGCGCTCGTACGCCGAGCGGAAGCGCCCGGCCTGCATCTCCGCCTGCGCCCAGCCGTAGAGCGCGTCGTAGCGGGTGCGGTCCAGCCGGCCGCGCACCGCCGGGCCGGGCTCCCACTGGCGGCCGGCGCGGTCCAGCCAGCGCACCGCCTCGGCGTACTCGCGGCGCTCCATCGCGGCGCTCGCCTCGCTGACGGCCTGGTCGGCCGCGCGGTCGAAGGTCGCGCGGCGCCGCGCCAGGTAGTCGGCGGGGGCGGCGAGCTGGACACCGACGCCGGCCGCGTCGGCGCGGAGGGCGTCCAGCCGCGCGAGGGCGTCGGCGGCCTCGGCGTAGCGCTGGGCCGTCTCGTCGGCGTCGGCCTCGCGCAGGAAGTCGGCGACGGCCAGGTCGCCCGACTGCTGCAGCCGCGCGCGGGCGTCGGCCAGCGAGCGGTCCTTCTTCAGCGCCTGGATGTAGCGCTGGGCGGCGTCCACGTTGCGGCCCTGCTGCTCCATCCGCACTCCCTGCTCGTAGCGCTTGTTGGCGCTGGCGCAGGCGGCGAGCGCGGCGGCGGCCAGGACGGCGGCGGCGCCGAGGCGGAGGCGGGTGCGGAGGTGCGTCGGTGTGCGGCGCATGGTGTTCGGGCTCGGTTCGGAGGGTGGGTCCGGCCGGGGTCAGCGGGGGCGGCGCGGGCGCGCGGCCCGGTCGTACACGGCCCGGGAGATGAGGGCGATGGCGCGCTCGGCGGCCTCGGTGCCGCGCGCCGAGCGCTTCGCGAGCACGGCGATGGCGACGCGGCTTCCGTCCGGCAGGGTGACGATCCCCACGTCGTTCACCACCGCCGTCACGCCACCCACGTCCCCCGCCGTCCCCGTCTTGTGGGCGACGCGCGTTCCCGCCGGGAGAAGGCCGCGCAGGCGGTTGGGCCCGGTCGGCGTTTCCGTCATCATCCCCAGCAGCAGCGTGGTGGAGGATGGGGAGATGAGCCGCCCGCGCGCGAGGAGGACGAGCAGCCGCGCCATCCCGTCCGGCGTGGCCGTGTCGCGCGGGTCGCGGAGATACGCCTCGAACGCCGCCTGGCGCCCCGCGGCGGAGACGCGCGCGGCCAGCGAGTCGGAGACGCGCTTCGCCTCGCGGCCGGGCGCGTACGCGACGCCGCGGAAGTCCAGCGCCAGCCGCCCCTCGCCGCGGTCCACCCGCACGCCGGAGATGCCGAGCGCGCGCAGCTGCCGCGTGACCCCCGCCGGGCCGCCGGCGAGGGGGAGAAGGAGGTCCGCCGCGGTGTTGTCGCTCTCGCCGGCGGCCAGCCGCAGCAGCTCGCGGACGGTGTAGCGCCCGCCCCCGTTCGGCCAGCGCTCGGCCACGGGGCTGTACCCCGCGCGCAGGTCCGCCGCCGTGACGGGGATCGACGCATCCAGCCGCACCCGCCCCGCATCCACCCGGCGGAGGAGGGCGATGGCGAGCGGGAGCTTGAACACGCTCTGCATCGGGAACGCCTCGCCGCCGCGGACGGAGAGCAGCGATTCCCCCGTCTCCACCCGCACCACCGCGACGCCGATCCGCGCGCCGGACGCCGCCGCGATGCGCTCGACCTCCGCGCGCAGCGAGGTGTCCCGCGGCGCGGCCTGGAGGATGAGGGATGCGGCGAGGGCGGCGAGCACGGCGGGGCGGGGCAGGGGGGATGACGGTGAGCGAAGAGGATTTTATCGGCGTGGCGGGGGGCGGAGCAAGCGGGCGCATGCCTTGCCACGTGCATTATGTTCCCGGATCCGGTGGGGATTCCACGATCGGTTGACTGCGAATGGGAGCGGTGATGGCGGAGGAAGCGGCCCGCGTGGAGGTTACGCGCAACGAGGAGAAGGAGCAGTGGGAGGCGCACGCCGGCGAGCAGGTGGGGGTGCTGACCTATTCGGAGAGCGACGGCAAGCTCTTCCTTCTCCACACCGAGGTCCCCGAGGCGCTGGAGGGGCAGGGGATCGGCGGCAGGCTGGTGCGCGCGGCGATGGACTACGCGCGCGAGGCCGGGGAGAAGGTGGTGCCGTTCTGCCCCTTCGCCCGCGTCTGGCTGGAGCGCCACCAGGACTACGCGGACCTGGTCGCGGAGTCGGACTGAGCCTGCGGGCGGTGGCGCGGCGCCTGTGGCCCGAGGGATCGTGCCGGGATCGGCGCGGCGATATGGCGCTCGACCTGCCTTGTCTCTATTGTGTCGCCTAACGTGCTGTTTCTGACGCATTCCCCAGGACCGCGCAGACAGGTGACGCGACGCTGGTCCGATCTCACGACACCATCCCTGGAGGACGCCATGCCGGGCAAGCTGAAGCTGAACCTGGAGCAATTGACGGTGGACTCGTTCGACACGTCGGCGACGAAGACGGAGAAGGGGACGGTGTTCGGCGAGCAGGTCACCGTTCCTACTCGCCCGGGCGACCCCACGTGCGAAGGGTCGTGCAACGGCTCGTGCGACACCGGCCCTTGTGTCTCGTATTGCGCAAGCTGCAACAACACCTGCGACGGGTACACCTGCGACGGGCGCTGGAGTGACTGTACGTGCGGATACATCTGCGGGTACACCGCCAACTTTACCAATTGCAACGAGATCTGCATCTGATGCACCATGGGCGGGGCGATTCTTCGGCGCCCCGGGAGGCAGGGGAGCGGGTAGCAGCCCCGCCGGGCGAATGGCCCGTCGGGGCTGTCTTCTTACCCAGAGGGCCGAGGTACGCAGGAGAAGCGAGCGTTTCACGGTGACGTGGGGACGGTGGTTCCCCGCCTATTCTATGGACCGCGCGAGCCTTGCCAGCCATGCTAGGTTGACGAGAAGCCCGGCGCACGTCCGCGGCATCTCCATCTCCTCCCATGCTCCCACTGCCATGGCCACCGACTACGAGACCGCGTTCCCGCGGCTGACCCCCGCGCAGATCCACGCGCTCTGCCCCGCCGGCACGCGCCGCGACACGCGGGACGGCGAGTTCCTGTGGCGCGCGGGCGACCGCGGGTTCGGCTTCTTCGTGCTCATCTCCGGCCGCGTGGAGATCCTCGACCCCTCCGGCGACGCGCCCCGGCAGGTGGTGATCCACGAGCCCGGCCACTTCACCGGCGACGTGGACGTGCTCACCGGCCGCGCCAGCCTGGTGGACGCGCGGGTGATCGAGCCGGGCGAGGTGCTGGAGCTGGCCCCCGACGCGCTCCGCCGCGCCGCGGGCGAGCAGCCGGAGCTCAGCGAGCTGCTGCTGCGCGCCTTCCTCATGCGGCGGACGCTCCTCCTGGACCAGGGATATCAGGGGATCAAGATCATCGGCTCCAGCTTCTCGCCCCAGGCGCACCACCTGCGCGAGTTCTGCAGCCGCAACGCCATCCCCTACACCTGGCTGGACCTGGAGGCCGACCCGCACGCCGAGGAGCTGCTGCGCGCCTTCGGCGTGGGGCCCGAGCAGACGCCCATCGTCATCGGCCGCGACGGAAAGTGGGTCAGCAGCCCGGACGTCGCCGACCTGGCGCACTACATGGGGCTGGACGTGCGCGTGGCTCCCGGCGCCGTGTACGACCTGGTGGTGGTGGGCGCCGGGCCGGCGGGGCTGGCCGCGTCGGTCTACGCCAGCTCCGAGGGGCTGAAGACGCTCACGCTGGACGGCGTGGCCGCGGGCGGGCAGGCGGGCACCAGCTCGCGCATCGAGAACTACCTCGGCTTTCCCATGGGGATCAGCGGCGCCGAGCTCACCCGCAACGCCATGCTCCAAGCGCAGAAGTTCGGCGCGCAGATCTCGGTTCCCGGCACCGTGTCGGCGCTCCGGCTGGAGGGCGGCTTTCGCGTGGTGACGCTGGAGGACGGGAGCGAGGTGACCGCGCGCTGCCTGGTGATCGCCAGCGGCGCCGAGTACCGCACGCTCGACGTTCCCGGGCTGCGGCAGATGGAGGGCGCGGGGGTCTACTACGCCGCCACCGAGATGGAGGCGCGGCTCTGCGGCGGCGGCGAGGTGGTGATCGTGGGCGGCGGCAACTCGGCCGGGCAGGCGGCGATGTACCTGTGCCGCTATGCCCGCGTGGTGCACGTGGTCATCCGCGGCGGCGACCTGGGGAAGAACATGTCGCGCTACCTGGTGGACCGGGTGGAGCACGCCGGCAACATCCGCGTGCACCGCAACACCGAGGTGGTCGCGGTGGAGGGGAACCCGTCGCTCCACTCCGTCACCCTGCGCGACGCAGGGAGCGGCGGGGAGACGCCCATCCCCGCCCGCGCGCTCTTCCTGTTCATCGGGGCGCTGCCGAGGACGGAGTGGCTGCGCAACTGCGTGATGCTGGACCGCGCCGGCTTCGTGCTCACCGGCGACGCGCTGCCGCTGGAGGTGCGCGAGAGCGCCATGTGGCGCGGGGCGGGACGCGCGCCGTTCTTCCTGGAGACCAGCCTCCCGGGCGTCTTCGCCGTCGGCGACGTGCGCAGCGGCTCCGTGAAGCGCGTCGCCTCCGCCGTGGGCGAGGGCTCCATGGCCGTCAGCTTCGTGCACGCCCACATCGGCACGCCGGCGTGAGGGGGATGATGGACGATCAATCATCGAGCCCCACGATGACGTCATCCTGAGGCCGGCCACGCCGCAACTGACGTCCACGCGGATGCTTGCAGGCCGAAGGATCCAAAGCCCGTCGAGCACGTCGGCCGAAGCTTCGCGCCGGACTTGCCTGGCGTGATGCCCCGGACGCCAGACCAATTGGGTGATCTGGCAGCGCACGTGCGTCCCCGGCTATGGATCCTTCGGCCTGCCGTAATTCGTGAGCGCCACGGATTTCGTCGTGGCCGGCCTCAGGATGACGTCTTTTTGTTGCGAGGGAGAGGGAGGGAGAAGATGAAGGTCGGGATCATCGGCTCGGGGCTGATGGGGGCGGCGCTGGGGCGGCTGTGGGCGCGCGCGGGCCACGAGATCGTCTACACGTTCGCACACAGCCGCGAGAAGCTGGAAGCGCTGGCGCGCGACTCCGGCCCCGGCGCGCGCGCCGGCGAGGTGCGCGACGCGGTGCGGGGGACCGACGCGGTCCTCCTCGCCGTGCGCTGGTCCACGCTGGACGACGCGCTCGCGCAGGCCGGCTCGCTCGACGGCAGCATCGTCATCACCTGCTCCCTCCCGATGACCGAGGACGATTCGGAGCTGGCGATCGGCCGCACGACCTCGGGCGCCGAGGAGCTGGCCCGCCGCCTCCCCGGCGCGCGCATCGCCCTCGCCTTCAACACCATCCCCTCCGAGCTGATGACGCTGCGCCTGGAGTCGCACGCCGAGGGCTCGTCGGGCGACGTGATCTACTGCGGCGACGACGATGAAGCGAAGTCCGTCGCCGCCACGCTGATCCGCGACGCCGGCTTCGATCCCGTGGACGCGGGTCCGCTCCGCATCGCGCGCTACCTGGAGCCGTTCGCGCTCCTCGTCGGGCAGCTCGCGTACGAGACGGAGCTCGGCCCGGAGCTGGGCTATCGCCTTCTGCCGAGCCGCTGAAACCGCTGTTCAACTGAATTCGAGTAGACGGAGGGATTCGTGGCGGAGATGAAGACGGCGCTGGTGACGGGCGGCAACCGCGGGATCGGGCTGGAGGTCTGCCGCCAGCTTGCGCGCCGCGGCTACCGCGTGGTGCTCGGCGCGCGCGATGTCGACCGCGGCGAAGCGGCGGCGCGCGCCCTCGCCGGCGAGGGCGAGATCGTCGCGCGTCGGGTGGACGTGACCGACTTCGCCAGCCTTCCCGGCGTCGCCGCGGAGATGGAGCGCGAGTTCGGCGGCGTGGACGTGCTCGTCAACAACGCCGGCGTGCTGCTGGACGAGGAAATGCCGGTGCTGGAGCTGCCGATCGAGACGGCGAAGGCCACGTTCGAGACCAACGTCTTCGGCGCGCTGGCCGCCTGCCAGGCCTTCGTCCCCGGGATGATGCGGCGCCGCTGGGGCCGTGTGGTGAACGTCTCGTCGGGCGCCAGCCTGCTGGCGTACATGCAGGGCTACGCGCCGTCGTACTCCATGTCGAAGACGGCGCTGAACGCGGTCACGCGGCAGGTGGCGCACGCCGCGCGCGGCCGCAACGTGCTGGTGAACTCCGTCGACCCCGGCTGGGTGCGCACCGACATGGGCGGGAGCTCCGCGCCGCGCTCGGTGGAGAAGGGCGCCGAGACCATCATCCAACTCGCCACGCTGGACGACGGCGGGCCCACGGGCGGCTTCTTCAAGGACGGCCAGCAGATTCCCTGGTGAGCCGATCCCGCGCGGCGGGTGGGAAAAGCCGCGCATCGATCCGTCGAATGGAGGGAATCAACGAGATCTCCTCTTCTTCGGGACGATGATGAACAAGCGAGAGCTGGTCCGCGCGCTGGCGGAGGACGCGACGCTGGGCGTGGCGGAGGCGGCGCGGGTGGTGGAGGCAATCTTCGGCGTGAGGGGCGGCATCATCCCCGAGGCCATCCGCGCGGGCGAGCGGGTGCGGATCGCCGGCTTCGGCACCTTCGAGCGCAAGAGCCGCGAGGCGCGCAAGGGCCGCAACCCGCGCACGGGGAAGGAGATCGACATCTCCGCATCGTCATCCCCCGTCTTCCGAGCCGCCCGTAGCCTGAAGGAGGCGATCGCCGCCGGCGGGGAGCGCGGGATCGTCACGCGCGGCGCCACCGGCACCGGCAGCACCGGCCCGCGCAAGACGCGGCGGGAGCACCGATGACGACGCTGGCCGAGGCGCGCGAGTCGTACTACACGCTCTCCGGCAAGGCCAGCGACGCGGTGCGGCAGCTCGGGTTCGCGGGGATCGCGGTGATCTGGGTCTTCAAGTCCGAGACGCGCGGCGCCGTCTCCGTTCCCGATGCGCTGCTCCTGCCCGGGCTGCTGACCGTGGCCGGCCTCTTCCTGGACCTGCTGCAGTACGTGTTCGCGACGGTGCTCTGGAGCACCTTCATCCGCCGCCGCGAGCGCGCCGGCACCCTCCCCGGCGACCTCATCACCGCGCCGCCATCGATCAACTGGCCCGCCAACACCTGCTTCTACCTCAAGATCGCGCTGATCCTCGCGGCCTACGTCGGCATCGGCCTCTACCTTCGCGGCCTGGTAGCCCGGTAGTACCATCTCCCGTGAAGCAGTCCCTTGAGATTCGCCTCACCCAGAGACGTCATCCTGAGGCCGGCCACACCGCAACCCGCTTCCACACAATCATCTGCAGGCCGAAGGATCCATAATCCGATCGCACGTCCGCATGGAGACGCAGCGATCTCCTCGTCCGGATACCAGAACGGGGACGATTGTGCAATCCGCCGGCGCACGTGCGGCCTCGGCTATAGATCCTTCGGCCTGCAACTGCTGGTGCGGAGTCAATGACCGCGTGGCCGGCCTCAGGATGACGTCTCTCTGTACGTTTGTAATCCCCAGACCCGGCACGGGATGAAGATCGGCCGATCCGCGCCCCGCCGTCCGATCACCGCTGCCGCAGGATTGCGTCGAGCGCCGGATCGCGCCCGGCGAAGTAGTCGCGCGAGGTGAGCGGCGTGCGGATCTCGGGGGTGATGCGGTCCACGTACAGGTCCATGTAGCGGAACTCGCGCTCGGCGCTCGGCTTCACCCGCGCGTAGCTGTGCATCCAGTTGCCGTAGTGCAGCGTGAGGCGCGACCGCGGCATCAGCAGGTTTCCGCCCTCGGCCCAGAACTCCGCCGCGTCGCCCGGCCCCTCGCCCACCAGCGTGGCCCCGCCGAACTGCCGCAGCTGCGCCACGTGGAAGATCCCCGCCGAGAAGGTCGCGGGCCCGGTGATCACGAACAGCCGCGCGTGCCGCTCCCGCGCGAGCGCCGCCAGCCGCCGCAGCACGCCCTCGGCCACGTAGAAGTTGCCGCCGGTGTTGAAGCGCAGGTCGAACACGATCTTCGCCGGCCGCAGCGAGTCCGCCTGTGCCAGGAGCCGCCGCCCGAACGCCCGGAACGATTCCATCCCCGCCTGGTCTCCCGCGCGGTTGTACTGCACGTAGAGCGTGCGGTCGCGGGGGAGATACCGGGCCCAGTACTGGTGGACGGGATCGCGCAGGTAGAGCGGGAGCGCCGCGGAATCGGCCGCCAGCGCGCTCACCCACGGCCCCTGCACCCCGGGATGCGCCGGCGCCAGGTCCCACCACGCCTCGGTCGCGTCGGTCGAGCGGCGGAGCGGAAGCGGCTCCAGCGTCCGCTCGCCGCGCCGCCCCGCGCGGTCGACGAATGCGAATGTCGGCGCAGCGCCCGCCGGGCAGATGCGCACCCCGGCGAGCACTTCGGGGCTGGTCATCGTGTACGCGGCCATGTAGTCCGCCCACGCGCCGCTCCCGGAGTACAGCGGCCGCACCGCGCGCCGCACCTCGTCCAGCGGCCGCCCGCAGATGCGCAGCAGCCGCGCCCCGAGCAGCGCCTCGTAGCCGGGCTGCGCGCGCACCACGAACGGCCCGTCCGCGAACCACCAGATCCGCACCGGCAGCCGCCGCACCTCGCTCCGGTTCCGCACCAGGTACAGCCGCGTGTGCGCGTTCTCCGCGAGCGCCACCGCCCGCGCCAGCCCCACCGTCATCTCCTCGTTCGACAGCCGGTCCGCCGAGTCCGCGAGCGCCCCCACCGCCGCCCGGAACCGCGCCCGCGCCGCGTCGCTGAAGCTGCGATCGCGCGGCAGGAACGAATCCACCGCGAACCGGAGATCGGCCCGCCACGCCTCCGGCGACATCGCGCTCTGCGCACGCGCCGAAACCGCGCTGGAGACAAGGGTGAAGACGAGCGCTGCGGCGCGAACGCAATTCGGGATGGCCATCGGCTGATGGAGGAGGGTTTGGGCGAGAATGGGAGCTTGTGGAGGCGGTCCGCGGGCGGATGCAGCCGCAGGTTCATCACTCGCATCTTCCGCGAAATCCGCTTCGCAGATTCGAAGGACGCGATAGGGCTTGCGGTGAGTTCGTAGGCTCGGATGGTCGGGAGATGCAGAAGGATTGAAAACGGAGACAATCTGCACGAAACGCCAGCGGCCCCGCTCCGAAACCGGAGCGGGGCCGCATCGACATCTACCGAGAACTTCTTTGCGTACTCTCGTACTTCCGTACTCTCGTACTCCATGTTCAGACCGTCGCCGGAACCGCCTCTTCCTCGGTGACTTCCTCCGGCCGGAGCGTGTCCATGAACGAGCTGACGGAGAACACCGCGTTCCCGGCGCCTGCCACGCCGTACCCCGGCGGCGGCTTCAGGCCGTGCTTCTCCAGCGTCTCGCGGTACACCTCGAGCAGGCGGATGTGGTACTCCAGCGGCGCGCCTTCGGGGTTGTCGCGCCCCAGCGGGGTCGCGGGCTCCGGACACCAGGTGGTGAAGCGCGGCGTCACCCCGCGGCTCATGAAGTAGTCCAGCCCCTCGGCCGTGGAGGCGATCGCCTCGTCCACCGTCTGGAAGCCGAACGGCTTCGCCATCTCCACCCCGGCCACGAAGTTGGGGATCACGTACCGCGCCCCGAACACCTCCGCCGCGTCGAAGATGCGCCGGTGCCACTCCTCGCGGCCCACATAGCGCTCCTTCCCCGGGCAGATGATCTCGAACAGGCGTTTGTCCCACACCTCGTAGTTCGGGTGGTAGATCTTGATGCCGTAGTCCTTGTACCGCTGCACGTCCTCGCGCGGCAGCGCCTGCGCCACCACCTTGCCGATCCAGCGGTTGGGGAAGCGCTCCTCGATGGCCTGCGCGTAGCGGCCGTAGAAGTCCGCCTCCTCCAGCCCGTCCACCTTGCTCGTTACCGAGCCGCCGGTCAGCGTGTACGCCTTGCTCGCCTTCGCCGTGTCGTAGCGGTCGATGATCGCCAGCGCCTCCAGCACGTCGTCCACCGGCTTCACGCCGGTGTAGGGGCGGCCCTCCTGCTTGTGCTGGCGCCAGTTGTGGTTGATGTCGCAGTACTGGCACTCCTCCCTGGCGCCGAAGTACTGGCACAGCCGCAGCACGGTCAGGTAGATGAGGTAGCCCCACTGGATGGTGGGCGCCGTCTCCATCACCGTCTTTCCGTTGGCCAGCGTATGCCGGTAGTACTCCGGCATCGGCGGCAGCCCCACGTCGGCGATGGTGCGCCCGTCCAGCGACAGCCGCAGGCCCCCGGCCTCGTCGCGCGCCACGCGGTACGGCGAGTCCGGGTTCACGCGCACGGAGACGATGGTGCGGCGCAGCTCGTACGGCCCGCCGGTGAGCGCGATCTCCTCGGGCGGGCGGCGCCGCGCGGCCTCGCCCAGCTGCGCCAGCGGCTTCTGGTCGAACGAGAAGATGAAGTACGACTTGGGCTTGACCTCGCCGTCCAGGTTGTCGGTCAGCGCCGAGTCGTCGAACGCGATGCCGGTGCGGAGCAGGTCCTCCTTGAGGACCGCCTCGCGCGGGATGTGCGGAAAGCGGGCGATCAGCCCTTCAACGAGCGCAGTGCGTGTCTGGTCCAATGCGTCCTTCCGGGTCAGAATGGGCGCATGAATCTATCGACGCCGCAACGAATTGGCTACCGGGCGAAGCCCGAACCGTGGGGAAAAGCGTTCTACTCGGCCGCCGAAAAATCGACCTGCTCGTAAATCTCCGCGAGGGAGATCTCGCAGCCCAGCGTGTCGATCCTGAGCGAGTCCGCGAGGTCGGAAATGTCGTTGAACACCCAGTGATCGCCATGCCTGACGAAACGCTCTACGCGGATCATGTTCTGCGAGATGAGAATGTACTCCCGGAGTGATTCGATTCTGCGATAGTGCGCGAACTTCTCCCCCCGGTCGTGCCGCTCGGTTGATTCGGAAAGCACTTCGAAGATCACGGCGGGGTTCAAGAGCGTATCGCCATACGAATCCTCCAGGCGCGGCGGCTCGCAAAGCGCGACCACATCGGGATACGTGTACATCACCGTATGGCTCGCTTTCACCCGCATGTCGTT of Longimicrobium sp. contains these proteins:
- the bla gene encoding class A beta-lactamase, which produces MLAALAASLILQAAPRDTSLRAEVERIAAASGARIGVAVVRVETGESLLSVRGGEAFPMQSVFKLPLAIALLRRVDAGRVRLDASIPVTAADLRAGYSPVAERWPNGGGRYTVRELLRLAAGESDNTAADLLLPLAGGPAGVTRQLRALGISGVRVDRGEGRLALDFRGVAYAPGREAKRVSDSLAARVSAAGRQAAFEAYLRDPRDTATPDGMARLLVLLARGRLISPSSTTLLLGMMTETPTGPNRLRGLLPAGTRVAHKTGTAGDVGGVTAVVNDVGIVTLPDGSRVAIAVLAKRSARGTEAAERAIALISRAVYDRAARPRRPR
- a CDS encoding GNAT family N-acetyltransferase; the encoded protein is MAEEAARVEVTRNEEKEQWEAHAGEQVGVLTYSESDGKLFLLHTEVPEALEGQGIGGRLVRAAMDYAREAGEKVVPFCPFARVWLERHQDYADLVAESD
- a CDS encoding FAD-dependent oxidoreductase — its product is MATDYETAFPRLTPAQIHALCPAGTRRDTRDGEFLWRAGDRGFGFFVLISGRVEILDPSGDAPRQVVIHEPGHFTGDVDVLTGRASLVDARVIEPGEVLELAPDALRRAAGEQPELSELLLRAFLMRRTLLLDQGYQGIKIIGSSFSPQAHHLREFCSRNAIPYTWLDLEADPHAEELLRAFGVGPEQTPIVIGRDGKWVSSPDVADLAHYMGLDVRVAPGAVYDLVVVGAGPAGLAASVYASSEGLKTLTLDGVAAGGQAGTSSRIENYLGFPMGISGAELTRNAMLQAQKFGAQISVPGTVSALRLEGGFRVVTLEDGSEVTARCLVIASGAEYRTLDVPGLRQMEGAGVYYAATEMEARLCGGGEVVIVGGGNSAGQAAMYLCRYARVVHVVIRGGDLGKNMSRYLVDRVEHAGNIRVHRNTEVVAVEGNPSLHSVTLRDAGSGGETPIPARALFLFIGALPRTEWLRNCVMLDRAGFVLTGDALPLEVRESAMWRGAGRAPFFLETSLPGVFAVGDVRSGSVKRVASAVGEGSMAVSFVHAHIGTPA
- a CDS encoding NADPH-dependent F420 reductase; protein product: MKVGIIGSGLMGAALGRLWARAGHEIVYTFAHSREKLEALARDSGPGARAGEVRDAVRGTDAVLLAVRWSTLDDALAQAGSLDGSIVITCSLPMTEDDSELAIGRTTSGAEELARRLPGARIALAFNTIPSELMTLRLESHAEGSSGDVIYCGDDDEAKSVAATLIRDAGFDPVDAGPLRIARYLEPFALLVGQLAYETELGPELGYRLLPSR
- a CDS encoding SDR family oxidoreductase → MKTALVTGGNRGIGLEVCRQLARRGYRVVLGARDVDRGEAAARALAGEGEIVARRVDVTDFASLPGVAAEMEREFGGVDVLVNNAGVLLDEEMPVLELPIETAKATFETNVFGALAACQAFVPGMMRRRWGRVVNVSSGASLLAYMQGYAPSYSMSKTALNAVTRQVAHAARGRNVLVNSVDPGWVRTDMGGSSAPRSVEKGAETIIQLATLDDGGPTGGFFKDGQQIPW
- a CDS encoding radical SAM protein, which translates into the protein MDQTRTALVEGLIARFPHIPREAVLKEDLLRTGIAFDDSALTDNLDGEVKPKSYFIFSFDQKPLAQLGEAARRRPPEEIALTGGPYELRRTIVSVRVNPDSPYRVARDEAGGLRLSLDGRTIADVGLPPMPEYYRHTLANGKTVMETAPTIQWGYLIYLTVLRLCQYFGAREECQYCDINHNWRQHKQEGRPYTGVKPVDDVLEALAIIDRYDTAKASKAYTLTGGSVTSKVDGLEEADFYGRYAQAIEERFPNRWIGKVVAQALPREDVQRYKDYGIKIYHPNYEVWDKRLFEIICPGKERYVGREEWHRRIFDAAEVFGARYVIPNFVAGVEMAKPFGFQTVDEAIASTAEGLDYFMSRGVTPRFTTWCPEPATPLGRDNPEGAPLEYHIRLLEVYRETLEKHGLKPPPGYGVAGAGNAVFSVSSFMDTLRPEEVTEEEAVPATV
- a CDS encoding Uma2 family endonuclease, coding for MSPLAQPRYTPERYLALERASDHKSELINGQIYAMTGASFVHNTIVGNILTSLRNRLRNRGCSVLSNDMRVKASHTVMYTYPDVVALCEPPRLEDSYGDTLLNPAVIFEVLSESTERHDRGEKFAHYRRIESLREYILISQNMIRVERFVRHGDHWVFNDISDLADSLRIDTLGCEISLAEIYEQVDFSAAE